GGACTGATAACGGACCGCGATAATCGTCAGTTCGCGAACTTCTCGGGCAACGATTACCTTGGCCTCGCCCAGGACGCATCTCTCACTAAAGCCTGGCAAGAAGGGCTTTCCCTTTATGGCGCAGGAAGCACAGCTTCGCCATTGGTAACTGGCTTCTCTAAAGCTCACCAGTCCTTGGAAGACAAGCTTTGCAATTGGCTTGGCTTTGATCGAGCAATATTGTTTAACAGTGGTTTCTCTGCCAATCAGGCGGTGATTTTCTCTTTACTGGAAAAGGGGGATTTGCTGCTTCAAGACAAGCTTAATCATGCCTCTTTAATGGAAGCGGGCATGCTGTCTGAAGCCACTATGAAACGCTTCCCCCATAACGATGTGACTAAACTTGGCGCGCTTTTACAGAAAGCAGACAGCCCAACGCTGACGGTCACAGAAGGCGTTTTCAGTATGGATGGTGATTTGTCACCACTGGCTGATGTGAAAGCACAATGTGAAGCTCACGGGTCATGGCTGATGGTGGACGATGCGCATGGCTGTGGGATTCTAGGCGAAGATGGTCGAGGTAGTAGTAATCATGCAGGTATTAAACCTGACATA
The nucleotide sequence above comes from Grimontia kaedaensis. Encoded proteins:
- the bioF gene encoding 8-amino-7-oxononanoate synthase, which translates into the protein MREQCQLQSRIEQRLEARRQQRLHRQVAAFSHQDGLITDRDNRQFANFSGNDYLGLAQDASLTKAWQEGLSLYGAGSTASPLVTGFSKAHQSLEDKLCNWLGFDRAILFNSGFSANQAVIFSLLEKGDLLLQDKLNHASLMEAGMLSEATMKRFPHNDVTKLGALLQKADSPTLTVTEGVFSMDGDLSPLADVKAQCEAHGSWLMVDDAHGCGILGEDGRGSSNHAGIKPDILIVTFGKAFGMMGAAVLCSESVHDYLTQFARHYVYSTAMPPAQAHALTQAVEVISTQSWRREKLASLSELFHSSLADASEVIPTVTPIKPVVLGDVERMQIAATSLKASGFWTGAIRPPTVPANSSRLRITLSVNQSESQVKELAATLSQILREVS